A single window of Anaerocolumna chitinilytica DNA harbors:
- the flgK gene encoding flagellar hook-associated protein FlgK yields the protein MPSTFFGLNIGTSGLYTYQAAINTTSHNISNTETDGYTRQVLNQKAAAAIRTNNSYGMMGAGVTATSITQSRDAYYDLKYRKTNTANGEYAAKQYYMTEIENYFNEVSLKGFTTSYNSMFDSLQELSKNPSSGTTRNQLVNYAQNLTEYFNGMANSLTNIQQECNFEIKTQVDKVNSLGQQIASVTQQINTLEAGGGTANDLRDQRNNLIDELSGIVNVSVTENVVGQNVGVTSYVVKIEGQTLVNTGDYNTLKVVPRDEKVNQNDADGLYEIKWDNGNNFAFQNNTSQGYLSALFQVRDGNNQEYLNGGVTAISADKKTVTLGATSINDIEKLNIPSEGYITIDNLQYKYNSFNVTTNASGNLEYKFNLENPTNDTVGSSASIGESIDYKGIPYYMSQLNELARTFSESFNSIHKTGYDLNNNKGKNFFTGKIPATGADYDLDAVGYYNLTAANFSVSSEIFKNPSMIATSGKEITNGVEDKTVVDALIALKDKASMFKQGTPASFFQTMVAEVGIDSKKATNNAKNQADILSVISNQRLSVSGVDVDEEAMNLVMYQNAYNMSAKVISVMNEIYDKLINGTGV from the coding sequence ATGCCGTCAACATTTTTTGGACTAAACATCGGAACATCCGGATTATATACATATCAGGCAGCTATTAATACCACCTCCCATAACATATCCAATACGGAAACAGATGGTTACACGAGACAGGTCTTAAATCAAAAAGCAGCCGCAGCAATAAGAACAAATAACTCTTACGGTATGATGGGAGCGGGTGTAACAGCAACCAGTATTACACAATCAAGAGATGCATACTATGATTTGAAATATCGTAAAACCAATACAGCAAACGGAGAATATGCAGCCAAGCAGTATTATATGACGGAAATAGAGAACTATTTTAATGAAGTAAGTCTCAAAGGATTTACAACTTCTTATAATTCCATGTTTGACAGTCTCCAGGAATTATCTAAAAATCCTTCCAGCGGAACAACAAGAAACCAATTGGTAAACTATGCACAGAATTTAACGGAATACTTCAATGGAATGGCTAATAGTCTCACGAACATACAGCAGGAATGCAATTTTGAAATTAAGACACAAGTGGACAAGGTTAATTCCCTGGGGCAGCAGATAGCTTCCGTAACCCAGCAGATTAATACCTTAGAAGCCGGAGGCGGTACGGCAAATGATTTAAGAGACCAGAGAAACAATCTAATAGACGAATTATCCGGTATCGTAAATGTTTCCGTCACTGAAAATGTAGTAGGGCAGAATGTAGGTGTCACAAGCTATGTTGTTAAAATCGAAGGGCAGACCCTTGTTAATACCGGTGATTACAATACCCTTAAAGTAGTACCCCGGGATGAAAAGGTAAATCAGAATGATGCGGACGGACTATACGAAATAAAATGGGATAACGGTAATAATTTTGCTTTCCAAAACAACACTTCTCAAGGCTATTTAAGTGCACTTTTTCAAGTTAGGGACGGAAATAACCAGGAATATTTAAACGGAGGAGTAACCGCAATAAGTGCGGATAAAAAGACGGTAACACTCGGAGCTACCAGCATTAACGACATTGAAAAATTGAATATACCCTCCGAGGGATATATCACAATAGATAATCTGCAGTATAAATATAATAGTTTTAACGTTACTACCAATGCCAGTGGGAATCTGGAATATAAATTCAACCTGGAGAATCCCACTAATGACACAGTGGGCAGCTCCGCATCCATTGGAGAGAGTATTGATTACAAGGGAATTCCTTATTATATGAGTCAGCTGAATGAACTGGCAAGGACATTTTCAGAGAGCTTTAACAGCATTCATAAAACTGGTTATGATTTAAACAATAACAAAGGAAAGAATTTCTTTACCGGTAAGATTCCGGCTACCGGAGCTGATTATGACCTTGATGCAGTAGGTTACTATAATCTTACGGCGGCTAATTTCTCTGTATCATCGGAAATCTTTAAGAACCCGTCCATGATAGCAACCTCTGGTAAAGAAATCACAAATGGCGTAGAGGATAAGACGGTTGTCGATGCTTTAATCGCATTAAAAGATAAAGCTTCCATGTTTAAACAGGGAACACCGGCATCATTTTTCCAGACAATGGTCGCAGAAGTTGGAATTGATTCTAAAAAGGCTACGAATAATGCGAAGAACCAGGCAGATATCCTATCTGTTATCAGTAATCAAAGATTATCTGTATCGGGAGTCGATGTCGATGAAGAGGCAATGAATCTGGTAATGTATCAGAACGCCTATAATATGTCAGCTAAGGTCATCTCTGTTATGAATGAAATATACGACAAATTAATCAATGGTACTGGAGTATAA